The Proteus terrae subsp. cibarius genome contains the following window.
TTGCCATTGGGATGCGCATGGTGACTAACGCAATACAAAATGCGACAACGATATAGATACCATCACGTTTCGCAAATAAGAAAGGATCTTCTGCAAGACGTTGACCTACCGGCATTGAAGCCGATGTCACCATAACAAAGCCGACAACCGCTAATCCGAAAGTAAACCAGAGCAAAGTGCGATCATACGGCACAAATGCCGTATTCTCAGTTTGATAACTGCCCACTAGCCACTGTTTTAATCTTCGCATTGCGAATATGCTCATCAGCCAAGCTCCCTTGCTAAACGTGCAAATTCATCACCACGCTGCTCAAAACATTTAAACTGATCTAAGCTTGCACATGCTGGAGAGAGCAACACCATATCTCCTGACTTTACAGTCGGTGCTAAGGCTCGTATGGCTTCTTCCATTGTCACTGTTAATAAAGAGACATCGGGTCGTAGATTTGCCAATGCTTGTCCATCTTGTCCAAAACAGTACAGACGAATATTGTCACCGCTGATATAAGGCAATAAAGAAGAGAAGTCAGCCGATTTCCCATCACCACCTAATAAAAGGTGTAATGTACCTTCAACTTCAAGCCCTCGTAATGCCGCTTCTGTGCTTCCCACATTGGTCGCTTTCGAGTCATTTATCCAACGTACATTTTGATGTGAATAAACTAATTGAAAACGATGAGCAAGACCGTGATACGTTTTCAGTACCTCAGTTGCTGCTTTACGAGAAATACCCACTGCGTCAGCAAGTGCTAATGCCGCTAATGCATTCGTATAGTTATGTTGTCCTGACAGATACATTTCAGCCATTGAAAGGACTTTCTCACCTTTCACTTTTAAAATACGATTTGTGTTATCAAGCTGATAATCACCTTGTCCAACACCAAAACTAACACAACGATTATCCTTACCTGCTAAAGGTAACGTTAATGTATCATCTTCGTTATAAACGCAGGTTTTAGCGTTATCGTAGATACGCAGTTTTGCTTCACGGTATTGCTCTAATCCCAACGGATAGCGATTCATATGATCTTCGCTAATATTTAATACCGTTGCAGCCGCGGCTTGTAAGCTATAAGTCGTTTCCAATTGGAAGCTTGATAGCTCTAATACATATAAATCATAAGGCTCGGTTAATAAAGTCAGAGCTGGAACACCAATGTTGCCACCAACCCCAACGCGAATACCATCCGCACTTGCCATTTCACCCACTAGCGTTGTCACAGTGCTTTTACCGTTAGAGCCAGTAATCGCAACAATAGGTGCTTTGGCTTCACGGCAAAATAGTTCGATATCACCGACAATTTCAACACCATGATTTGCTGCTTCAACAAGCTCAGGTGTTGAAAGTGCAATACCCGGACTAGAGATAATTAAATCAGCATCATTAAGCCATGCTTGATGAAAACTACCTGTATGATATTCGACGTCAGCAGGAAGCTTATCTAAGCCTCCTGGTTTTTGGCGTGTATCAATAACCTTAGGTGTAACACCTTGGCGGATAAAAAAGTCAACGCAGGAAAGGCCTGTTATTCCAAGCCCAACAACAACCACTTTTTTTCCCTGATAATTTGCCATATTAACGTACCTTTAATGTCGCCAGACCAATAAGCACTAACATCAGTGAGATGATCCAGAAACGGACAATAACACGAGGTTCAGGCCAGCCTTTTAATTCATAATGGTGATGAATTGGAGCCATACGGAAAATACGTTGACCACGCAACTTAAATGAGCCGACTTGTAAAATAACGGAGAGTGTTTCAACTACAAACACACCACCCATAATGACTAATAAAAATTCTTGGCGTAATAACACCGCAATCGTTCCTAATGCACCACCTAATGCAAGGGAACCTACATCACCCATAAATACTTGAGCTGGGTAAGTATTAAACCAAAGGAACCCTAGGCCCGCACCAACGATAGCGGTACAGACAATCACTAATTCACCCGCATGCATCAAGTAAGGAATTTTTAAGTAGCTTGCAAAATTAACGTTACCTGTCGCCCATGCGACTAATGCAAAACCAGCGGCAACAAAAACAGTTGGCATAATGGCTAAACCATCTAAACCATCCGTTAAGTTAACGGCGTTACTTGTTCCCACAATGACGAAATAAGCAAGTAAAATATAAAGCATGCCTAATTGAGGCATGACATCTTTAAAGAATGGAACGACTAACTGTGTTGCTGGCGTATCTTTGCCAATGGCATACATACTAAATGCCACAACAAGTGCTAATACGGATTGCCAGAAATATTTCCAACGTGCGATTAAGCCTTTGGTATCTTTACGAACAACTTTGCGATAATCATCAACAAACCCAATTACGCCGTAGCCAATTAAAACCAGCAATACACACCAAACGTAAGGGTTATCTAATCTTGCCCATAACAGTGTAGAGATGGAGATAGAGAACAGGATCATAATCCCGCCCATTGTTGGTGTACCACGTTTACTAAAGTGCGACTCAGGTCCTTCACTACGAACCACTTGTCCAATTTGCATTTTTTGTAACCATGCGATGAGATGAGGCCCCATCCACAAAGCAATAATTAATGCCGTCAATAAACCAACAATCGCCCTGAATGTCAGATAAGAAAATACATTAAAAAATGTATGGTATTTAACCAAATATTCGGCTAGCCAAACTAACATTCAAAGCACTCCTTTAATGCGTTCACAATATCTTCCATCGCGGAGCTTCGTGAACCTTTTACTAAAACTGAAACAACATCATGTTGCTGTAATAATGGAATTAATTGAGCAAGTAAGTCGGCTTTAAATGCAAAATGCTGACCACCTTGATTTTCATCACTAATAAAATGACTGTGATGCCCAACAGTAAAGACACTATCAATACCAGCACTGTGAGCAAAACGACCAACATCGCGGTGGCATTTTTCTGAATCTTTACCTAATTCAGCCATATCCCCAGCGACAAAAATTTTATATCCCGGTAATTGAGAGAGCACTTGTAAGCCCGCAATCATCGAGCCATCGTTCGCATTGTAAGTGTCATCTAACACCATTTTTCCTGAAGTTAACTCTACAGGATACAATCTTCCCGGTACCGCTTTTAATGTTGATAAACCAAGGCGAATATCTTCAAGGGTTGCCCCAGCAGATAACGCAAGTGCACTTGCAGCTAACGCATTCGCAATATTATGGCGCCCCGGCAATGGAAGAGTGACATCAACACAACCTTCTGGTGTGTGTAAGGTGAAATTGGTGATGAATTGCTTAACAACGATATCCGTCGGATAAAAATCTGCGTTGCTTTGTGCGGATAAAGAGAACGACCATTGTGTTTGGCGCGCATTTAAATGATGTTGCCACAGAGGTAAGTCATTACTATCAAGATTAATAATGGCTGTACCTTGCTCTTTTAAGTGAGAAAAGATTTCGCCTTTAGCTTGAGCAATACCTTCCAGTGAGCCGAAACCTTCAATATGTGCAGAAAAGAGGTTGTTTACCAATGCAGCATCCGGTTTTACCATATTTACTGTGTAGGCGATTTCACCGATATGGTTTGCACCTAATTCGATAACTGCAAAACGGTGTTCAGGCGTTAAACGAAAAAGCGTTAAAGGTACGCCAATATCGTTATTTAAATTGCCATGCGTATATAAGGTTTCGCCACAGTGACGCAAAATAGAAGCGGTCATCTCTTTAACGGAAGTTTTTCCGGAAGAGCCTGTCAGCGCAACAATCTTAGCATGACTTAGCGAGCGAATATGTGCTGCTATTTTCCCCATTGCGAGATGAGTATCTTTCACAATGATTTGTGGGCAATCAACATCAATCTCACGATTAACTAGGACTGCTACAGCGCCCTTTTCTTTCACATCAGCAATAAAATCATGAGCATCAAAACGCTCACCCGCTAATGCAATAAACAGGCAATCTTCATCAATTTTACGGCTATCCGTTGAAATCGATTTGATGATAAGTTGATCCGCTGAGTCTTGAGCGATATGGCTCAATGTGCCTTTGGTAACTTGTGCAATATTTTCTAAAGATAGAGGGATCATGCCATCACCCCCAATAATCGAGCAACGGTTAATCTATCTGAATAATCAAGGCGACGTGAGCCAACCAACTGATAATCTTCATGCCCTTTACCAGCGACTAAAATCATATCATTGGCATCTGCTTGCATAATCACGTTAGTGACTGCTTCAGCTCGACCTTCAATAGCAATCGCACGACCCGGGTCCATTAAACCTGAAAGAATATCTTGGATAATTGCTTGAGGCTCTTCGCTACGCGGGTTGTCATCAGTGATGACAACTTTATCAGCCAGCTCTTCTGCGACCGCCCCCATTAGTGGGCGCTTACCTTTATCTCTATCTCCGCCACAACCAAATACACACCACAGTTTACCTGTGCAGTGTAAACGAGCAGCTTGAAGTGCCTTCTCTAAAGCATCTGGAGTATGAGCATAATCGACAATAACTGTAGGACGATTATCCGCGCTAAACACTTCCATGCGACCACAAACAGGAGTAAGTGCAGATGAAGCATTAATCACAGCATTTAATGGGTATCCTAATGCCAATAATGTCGCCAAAGCACACAAGAGGTTACTGACATTAAAAGCCCCCATAAGTGGGCTTTCAATTTCACCATCCCCCCAACTAGAACTAAAATGAATGGTTGCGCCTGCGTCGTGATAATGAATATGGGTTGTTTTAACAAAACGGCCTTGCCAATTTGGTGGCAATTTATTTTCCATTGTCACTGCAACGGCATCTGATAAACGAGACAACCATTTTTGACCAACAGCATCATCCGCATTGATAATTTTCTCACCACTTTGATGTGTGGAAAACAGTAACCATTTTGCTTCTTCGTAATTTGCCATATCACCATGATAATCAAGATGATCTCGGCTTAAATTCGTAAATACACTCGCCACAAAAGGCAATGCACTGACACGGCCTTGAACTAAACCATGAGAAGAAACTTCCATAGCCGTTAATGTCGCGCCTTGATTTAATAATTGCTGTAACTCTAATTGAATATCAACCGCAGATCCGGTGGTGTTCATCGCAGGAACAACATGACCTAAAAGCCCGTTACCTACTGTTCCCATCACAGCACTTGTTTCACCCAAACCTTGTGCCCACTGTGCTAACAATTGTGTTGTTGTCGTTTTTCCGTTAGTCCCAGTAACACCAACTAGTTTCAATTTTTCCGCGGGTTGATGATAAAAGTGCCCAGCTAATTTTGATAACTCAGCATTAAGATTATCAATATAAATAACTGGAATACCGTGATTTTCACGGATTTCACCATGCGTTGCAACATCTTGGGCTTCCGCTAATACCGCAGAAACACCCTGAGCAATTGCTTGAGGAATATAGCGTCTACCATCAGTTTCATGACCTTTAATGGCGATAAAAAGATCACCGCTCGCCGCTTTTCGGCTGTCGAGTGTCATGTCTTTGAGCATCAATGACGGTGCTTGTATCCCGAGTGCCCCTAATAGGTCACTTAAGTTAGGATCGGCCACTTGTATCCTCTTCTTTTTTAATTACAAATTCATTTTTATCGTCTGGCGTCAATGCATCAGGTTCTACGTTCATCGTACGTAAAACTGCGCCCATGATTGTGCCAAACACCGGTGCGGATACTGCGCCCCCATAGTACTTACCTGCTTTAGGTTCATTGATTATCACAACCAACGCAAAGCGAGGACGACTTGCCGGTGCAACACCCGCCGCATAAGAGATATATTGATTGATATATTTTCCGTCAGGCCCTACTTTTTTCGCTGTCCCTGTTTTAATCGCAACACGATAACCTTTAATTGCCGCACTCACACCACCGCCACCAGGTAATGCAACGCTTTCCATCATGTGCACGACAGTTCTCATCACTGGTTCTGGGAAGACTCGTGTTCCCGGTACAGGGGGGTCAACTTTCGTAATGGAGAGAGGGCGATAAATACCAAAACTACCAATCGTTGCGTAGACACGCGCTAACTGTAACGGTGTTACCATTAGCCCATATCCGAATGAGAAGGTGGCCCTTTCAAGATCGGACCACCGTTGTTTTTTTATTGGAAATATGCCACTACTTTCGCCAACTAGCCCCAAGTTAGTTGGCTTCCCGAATCCAAATCGTGAATATACATCCACAAGTTCAGATGCAGGCATCGCTAACGCCAGTCGTGAAACACCAACGTTACTCGATTTCTGTAATATTCCTGTTATCGATAGTTCACTATATCGCCCTACATCTTTGATTTGATGTCCGTTAATACGATAAGGAACAGTATTAATAACACTATTTTCTTTAATAATATGATTGTGAAGAGCACTCATCACAACCATTGGTTTTACGGTAGAACCTGGTTCAAAAATATCGGTGATAGCACGATTGCGCATCGCGTCTTTTGGCGTACCCGTTAAATTATTTGGGTTGTAAGATGGGCTGTTTGCCATCGCCAACACTTCACCGGTATTTACATCAACTAAAACCGCCGTTCCTGACTCAGCTTTATTTTTAATAACCGCATTGGTTAATTCGCGATAAACCACAGATTGTAAACGCTCATCAATACTTAACATCAGGTTATGAGCAGCTTGGCTATCTGTTTGAGCGATGTTCTCAATAACACGATTAAAACCATCTTTCCGAACAACACGCTCACCGGGAGCACCTGTTAGCCACTGATTAAAGCTTTTTTCAACACCTTCAATGCCATCACCATCAATATTTGTTACGCCGATGATGTGAGCTGTGACTTCACCTGACGGATAATAGCGTTTTGATTCTTGACGCATATTAATCCCAGTGATTTTTAGTTTGCTGATGTAATCACTAATTTCAGGATTCACTTGGCGAGCCAAATAGATAAAGCGAGCAGAAGGCGTTGTGACAATTTTTTGCTCAATTTGATTCACTGGCATTTTAAGTGCATCAGCAAGTGCTAACCAACGAGAGTCCGTCATATCAGGATTTGCATCTAATACAACTTTAGGATCAGCCCAAATAGCATAAACAGGCACACTGACAGCAAGAGGTCGCCCCATTCTATCGCTGATCATGCCTCTGGCCGTTGGTACTTTTTGCACACGTAGAGAACGCATATCCCCTTCACGAATAAGGGGGTCGGGATTAATAATCTGTAAATAGGCAACACGGATTAATAACGCAGCTAAAGCGATACCAATACCACCGCAAAGCAACGCAAAACGCCAACTCACAAATCCTGTTTTTTCTTCAGGCTTGCGTAGTTTGGCATTTGACTTTGTCTTTGCTTTCGCTTTTGCCGAACGTAAAAATTTCATACTTGCCTTAATTATTTAGTAACCACGATGTTCTCTTTTGTTGGGTCGACATGGATCATGCCCAAACTATCACTTGAAAAACGCTCTACTCGGCTATGGTCTGCCAGAGCGTTTTCTTCAAGAATAAGATTGCGCCATTCGATCTCCAATACGTTTTTTTCCAGCACTAAACGCTCCTTCTCTGCTGTCAATAAACGTGTCTTATGTGCTGTCGTCACGACATACACCGCAGAAATAATCACAGCAATCAGTAAAAATACAGGTAGTTTGCCATGACGCAGTAAATCCTGCCCTATAACTCCCGGTAGTGAGTGTCGTTCAGTAGACATTTATTCTCCAATACGTTGTGCTACACGCAATACAGAGCTTCGTGCGCGTGGATTTTCTTCAACTTCCACGCCAGTCGGTTTCATCTTGTGAATACTCGATAAGCGAGCACTTCCTAACTCTTTTATCTGCGCTTCAGTGAGAGGAATACCAGCAGGAACAACAGGCCCTTTACTCTCATCTCGAATAAAACGCTTCACTAATCGGTCTTCCAAAGAATGGAAACTAATTACCGACAAACGCCCTTCTGGCGCTAAAACAGAAACAGCACCTTTTAGTGCTTTTTCAATTTCATCTAACTCGCTATTGATATAGATGCGAATTGCCTGAAAACTGCGTGTTGCAGGGTGCTTATGTCGCTCTTTTACTGGGCTTGCATCGCTAATTAAATCTGCCAATTGCTTGGTGCGAGTCAAAGGCTCTTCTGTTTTGTTGCGAGCAACAATGGCGCGAGCAATACGTTTAGCAAAGCGTTCTTCACCAAATGTTTTCAATACCCATGTAATATCGTCTTCTTCTGCTGTCATCAGCCATTGTGCAGCTGATTGCCCTGATGTTGGGTCCATACGCATATCAAGAGGCCCATCACGCATAAATGAGAAACCACGTTCAGGATCATCAAGTTGAGGAGAAGAAACACCTAAATCCAGTAATACGCCGTCAATTTTTCCAGCTAAATCGAGCTCATTAACATACTGTTCAATATTTGAAAAAGGCCCATGAACAATAGAAAACCGAGCATCATCAATCTCATTAGCAACTGCTATAGCTTGCGGATCTCTGTCTATCGCGATTAAGCGACCTTGTTCACCCAATTGCGACAAAATTAGACGAGAGTGACCTCCACGACCAAATGTTCCGTCGATATAGATACCTGAAGGTTTAATATTCAGGCCATTCACTGCTTCATCCAGTAATACACTGGTATGACTAAAATTATTTGTTGTCATTATTTAAAGTGATAAATCCAATAGTCGTGTCGATAACGGTTCCTGTGAGGTTTGCTCGGCTACAATGTCTTTTTCGATCTGTTTGTACCAGACCTGTTCATCCCACAATTCAAATTTATTGAATTGACCGACTAACATGACCTCTTTTGTTAGCCCCGCATGCTGTCTTAGCGTGCTAGCTAACAAAAGACGTCCTGCGCTATCCATTTGGCATTCGCTGGCGTGGCCTAATAACAAACGTTGAACTCGACGTTCCGCAGGATTCATGGAGGACAAAGCCGCTAATTTTAACTCAATCTTTTCCCATTCAGGAAGGGTGTAAAGCAATAAACATGGCTGATTGAGATCAATGGTACAAACCATTTGACCTTCTGAAATCTCACTCAGCGTTGTTCGATAACGGGAAGGAACTGTTATTCGCCCTTTGCTGTCAAGATTAACGAGTGTTGCTCCACGAAACATCCTCATTACCCTCAGCTTTGTAATTTACACCACATTATCCCACAAATCCCCACAAATAGAGTTTACGGATGGTATGAAAACGTTGTCAAGCCAGATATAGGAAGCTTTATTTATATTTACAGTAATTTGATAGGCACACCGAAATGTTTAAATTATCGACAAAAAGGGGAGGGAGACAATTAACACTATGATTAATAGAGATTATTTTTCCAATTCTATTTTTAATCACGAAAGGTAATTATTTATAACGATTACAAGGAGGAAAAATAGATAAAGAAATCATAATCAGTAAATCATGTTTTTTATTATAAAAAACTAATTTATTGCAGCTCATTTACCTTTAGCCAACATAATAATTTGGGGTTGCTTTTATATAAATAAAAATAGTAAGACGATAAAAAATAATTCAATATCATGAAGATAGTTATTTATTTTTTTCTTAAGTTTCCCAAAATAAAATTAATTACTTATTAAATTTAAGCAATATCACTTATGGGTATATCAAAATTTAATCTATTAACTTAGTAAAATGAGAGAAATAGTAAAAAAAGGCTTAAGATTAATCTCAAATTTAATATTCTCTAAGCTATTCGACATTCTTAAATCAAAATAAAGCATCCCCGTTTTAATTTAATAAAACAGGGATGAGTATAAATGCAGATAATTACCAACAGAGTCACATCAATTAACGTGCACGTCCCAAACTGCCTCGACGGCATAAATCACGACGAATACGTGTAATACCCGCTTGCGGTTTTTGTTCTTCTTCAAGACTTGCAAGAACAAGTTCTAACACACGCTCTGCAATATCACGATGTCGTTGAGCGACAGATAAAACAGGACACTCAAGAAAATCCAATAACTCATGATCACCGAAAGTCGCAATAACCAATTGTGTAGGTAAACGGCCACTACGTTGTAATGTCACATCCATAACCCCTTGTAATAAAGCAAAAGAAGTCGTGAATAATGCATCAGGCATTGGATTATTATTTAACCATTCAGAAAAAGCAGCCGCAGCAGCTTCTCGTTCATAGCTATTTGCATATAGGTAGGTAACTTCTCTAGGATCATCTTTCCATACATTACGGAAGCCTTGTTCACGTAAAAAACTCACTGAGAGTTCAGGTAGTGCGCCTAAATAGAGTACGGATTGCGAAGGAAATGCTTTTAGTTCTGTTGCCAACATTTTGGCATCTTCTAAGTCATCACCAACAACACTGATAAAATGCTCACTTTCTAATGCTCGGTCTAATGCAATAATCGGTAATGAGCGATTTGCCCAACGTTGATAGAAAGGATGCTCTGGTGGCAATGCTGTTGAAACAATAATGGCATCAACTTGGCGTTGCAATAAGTGCTCAACACAACGAATTTCGTTGTCTGGTTGGTCTTCTGAACAGGCAATCAGTAATTGATAACCACGTTGACGCGCTTGTCGTTCAAGGTAATTTGCGATCCTGGTATAACTGGTATTTTCCAAATCAGGAATAACCAAACCAATAGAACGCGTACGACCAGCACGTAATCCCGCGGCAACAGCGTTCGGGTGGTAATTATGCTCTCTGACCACCGCCATCACTTTTTCAACAGTCTTGTCACTTACACGGTACTGTTTCGCTTTACCATTAATGACATAACTTGCTGTTGTTCGTGAAACACCAGCCAAGCGGGCGATTTCATCCAGTTTCACATTAGCCTCTTTTAATTATTAAATGTATTATTTATTACATATTGCTATGAATTTCAGTCATCATGCTGATCTGATTTTGCATTTTAACACAATTTACTGATAAAACCGTATGCGTCAACGTTTCCGTTTATGTCTTTTATCAATTATTTCAATCATCGTTATCTATCAATAAGTAATTTCAAAAGAAAAAAGCACCATTTAGGTGCTTTTTCATCAAAAAAATTAATCTTGATACATTAATTCGATTTCGTTTCGATAACGTTCAGAAATAATTTTACGGCGAAGTTTCAATGTTGGTGTTAACTCACCCGATTCCATTGAAAAGCCTTCAGCAAGAAGAGTAAAGCGCTTAACTTGATGAAAACTTGCAAAGTTTTTTTGCAT
Protein-coding sequences here:
- the rsmH gene encoding 16S rRNA (cytosine(1402)-N(4))-methyltransferase RsmH, with amino-acid sequence MTTNNFSHTSVLLDEAVNGLNIKPSGIYIDGTFGRGGHSRLILSQLGEQGRLIAIDRDPQAIAVANEIDDARFSIVHGPFSNIEQYVNELDLAGKIDGVLLDLGVSSPQLDDPERGFSFMRDGPLDMRMDPTSGQSAAQWLMTAEEDDITWVLKTFGEERFAKRIARAIVARNKTEEPLTRTKQLADLISDASPVKERHKHPATRSFQAIRIYINSELDEIEKALKGAVSVLAPEGRLSVISFHSLEDRLVKRFIRDESKGPVVPAGIPLTEAQIKELGSARLSSIHKMKPTGVEVEENPRARSSVLRVAQRIGE
- the mraY gene encoding phospho-N-acetylmuramoyl-pentapeptide-transferase, with protein sequence MLVWLAEYLVKYHTFFNVFSYLTFRAIVGLLTALIIALWMGPHLIAWLQKMQIGQVVRSEGPESHFSKRGTPTMGGIMILFSISISTLLWARLDNPYVWCVLLVLIGYGVIGFVDDYRKVVRKDTKGLIARWKYFWQSVLALVVAFSMYAIGKDTPATQLVVPFFKDVMPQLGMLYILLAYFVIVGTSNAVNLTDGLDGLAIMPTVFVAAGFALVAWATGNVNFASYLKIPYLMHAGELVIVCTAIVGAGLGFLWFNTYPAQVFMGDVGSLALGGALGTIAVLLRQEFLLVIMGGVFVVETLSVILQVGSFKLRGQRIFRMAPIHHHYELKGWPEPRVIVRFWIISLMLVLIGLATLKVR
- the ftsI gene encoding peptidoglycan glycosyltransferase FtsI; the encoded protein is MKFLRSAKAKAKTKSNAKLRKPEEKTGFVSWRFALLCGGIGIALAALLIRVAYLQIINPDPLIREGDMRSLRVQKVPTARGMISDRMGRPLAVSVPVYAIWADPKVVLDANPDMTDSRWLALADALKMPVNQIEQKIVTTPSARFIYLARQVNPEISDYISKLKITGINMRQESKRYYPSGEVTAHIIGVTNIDGDGIEGVEKSFNQWLTGAPGERVVRKDGFNRVIENIAQTDSQAAHNLMLSIDERLQSVVYRELTNAVIKNKAESGTAVLVDVNTGEVLAMANSPSYNPNNLTGTPKDAMRNRAITDIFEPGSTVKPMVVMSALHNHIIKENSVINTVPYRINGHQIKDVGRYSELSITGILQKSSNVGVSRLALAMPASELVDVYSRFGFGKPTNLGLVGESSGIFPIKKQRWSDLERATFSFGYGLMVTPLQLARVYATIGSFGIYRPLSITKVDPPVPGTRVFPEPVMRTVVHMMESVALPGGGGVSAAIKGYRVAIKTGTAKKVGPDGKYINQYISYAAGVAPASRPRFALVVIINEPKAGKYYGGAVSAPVFGTIMGAVLRTMNVEPDALTPDDKNEFVIKKEEDTSGRS
- the ftsL gene encoding cell division protein FtsL, with product MSTERHSLPGVIGQDLLRHGKLPVFLLIAVIISAVYVVTTAHKTRLLTAEKERLVLEKNVLEIEWRNLILEENALADHSRVERFSSDSLGMIHVDPTKENIVVTK
- the murF gene encoding UDP-N-acetylmuramoyl-tripeptide--D-alanyl-D-alanine ligase, coding for MIPLSLENIAQVTKGTLSHIAQDSADQLIIKSISTDSRKIDEDCLFIALAGERFDAHDFIADVKEKGAVAVLVNREIDVDCPQIIVKDTHLAMGKIAAHIRSLSHAKIVALTGSSGKTSVKEMTASILRHCGETLYTHGNLNNDIGVPLTLFRLTPEHRFAVIELGANHIGEIAYTVNMVKPDAALVNNLFSAHIEGFGSLEGIAQAKGEIFSHLKEQGTAIINLDSNDLPLWQHHLNARQTQWSFSLSAQSNADFYPTDIVVKQFITNFTLHTPEGCVDVTLPLPGRHNIANALAASALALSAGATLEDIRLGLSTLKAVPGRLYPVELTSGKMVLDDTYNANDGSMIAGLQVLSQLPGYKIFVAGDMAELGKDSEKCHRDVGRFAHSAGIDSVFTVGHHSHFISDENQGGQHFAFKADLLAQLIPLLQQHDVVSVLVKGSRSSAMEDIVNALKECFEC
- the mraZ gene encoding division/cell wall cluster transcriptional repressor MraZ; translated protein: MFRGATLVNLDSKGRITVPSRYRTTLSEISEGQMVCTIDLNQPCLLLYTLPEWEKIELKLAALSSMNPAERRVQRLLLGHASECQMDSAGRLLLASTLRQHAGLTKEVMLVGQFNKFELWDEQVWYKQIEKDIVAEQTSQEPLSTRLLDLSL
- the murE gene encoding UDP-N-acetylmuramoyl-L-alanyl-D-glutamate--2,6-diaminopimelate ligase; translated protein: MADPNLSDLLGALGIQAPSLMLKDMTLDSRKAASGDLFIAIKGHETDGRRYIPQAIAQGVSAVLAEAQDVATHGEIRENHGIPVIYIDNLNAELSKLAGHFYHQPAEKLKLVGVTGTNGKTTTTQLLAQWAQGLGETSAVMGTVGNGLLGHVVPAMNTTGSAVDIQLELQQLLNQGATLTAMEVSSHGLVQGRVSALPFVASVFTNLSRDHLDYHGDMANYEEAKWLLFSTHQSGEKIINADDAVGQKWLSRLSDAVAVTMENKLPPNWQGRFVKTTHIHYHDAGATIHFSSSWGDGEIESPLMGAFNVSNLLCALATLLALGYPLNAVINASSALTPVCGRMEVFSADNRPTVIVDYAHTPDALEKALQAARLHCTGKLWCVFGCGGDRDKGKRPLMGAVAEELADKVVITDDNPRSEEPQAIIQDILSGLMDPGRAIAIEGRAEAVTNVIMQADANDMILVAGKGHEDYQLVGSRRLDYSDRLTVARLLGVMA
- the murD gene encoding UDP-N-acetylmuramoyl-L-alanine--D-glutamate ligase, which produces MANYQGKKVVVVGLGITGLSCVDFFIRQGVTPKVIDTRQKPGGLDKLPADVEYHTGSFHQAWLNDADLIISSPGIALSTPELVEAANHGVEIVGDIELFCREAKAPIVAITGSNGKSTVTTLVGEMASADGIRVGVGGNIGVPALTLLTEPYDLYVLELSSFQLETTYSLQAAAATVLNISEDHMNRYPLGLEQYREAKLRIYDNAKTCVYNEDDTLTLPLAGKDNRCVSFGVGQGDYQLDNTNRILKVKGEKVLSMAEMYLSGQHNYTNALAALALADAVGISRKAATEVLKTYHGLAHRFQLVYSHQNVRWINDSKATNVGSTEAALRGLEVEGTLHLLLGGDGKSADFSSLLPYISGDNIRLYCFGQDGQALANLRPDVSLLTVTMEEAIRALAPTVKSGDMVLLSPACASLDQFKCFEQRGDEFARLARELG
- the cra gene encoding catabolite repressor/activator is translated as MKLDEIARLAGVSRTTASYVINGKAKQYRVSDKTVEKVMAVVREHNYHPNAVAAGLRAGRTRSIGLVIPDLENTSYTRIANYLERQARQRGYQLLIACSEDQPDNEIRCVEHLLQRQVDAIIVSTALPPEHPFYQRWANRSLPIIALDRALESEHFISVVGDDLEDAKMLATELKAFPSQSVLYLGALPELSVSFLREQGFRNVWKDDPREVTYLYANSYEREAAAAAFSEWLNNNPMPDALFTTSFALLQGVMDVTLQRSGRLPTQLVIATFGDHELLDFLECPVLSVAQRHRDIAERVLELVLASLEEEQKPQAGITRIRRDLCRRGSLGRAR